A DNA window from Halomonas zincidurans B6 contains the following coding sequences:
- a CDS encoding PRC-barrel domain-containing protein produces MDMHKPFNKALLATLAAGTLSVGGLAWGAPQGLYSADELTDADVYSKDNPSEDIGDVEDVLLDENMKVSGLVIDTGNLLDMGSKQYVIQTGKFTVETQNGDDLENIAYQVRVDLTEQEITQQPEYTNDWWAQTKQNTSQAWQNTKETAQSAWESTKAATSNALTEAGNALSEAGNETEQAAQEASNETQEGFDQNN; encoded by the coding sequence ATGGATATGCACAAGCCGTTCAACAAAGCCCTGCTCGCCACGCTTGCCGCCGGCACGCTGAGTGTCGGTGGGCTGGCCTGGGGTGCGCCTCAGGGACTGTATTCCGCCGATGAATTGACCGACGCCGACGTCTACAGCAAGGACAACCCATCCGAGGATATCGGCGACGTCGAGGACGTGCTGCTCGACGAGAACATGAAGGTCAGCGGCCTGGTAATCGACACCGGCAACCTGCTCGACATGGGCAGCAAGCAGTACGTCATCCAGACCGGCAAATTCACCGTCGAAACCCAGAATGGTGACGATCTCGAGAATATCGCATATCAGGTGCGTGTCGACCTGACCGAGCAGGAAATCACTCAGCAACCCGAATATACCAATGACTGGTGGGCGCAGACCAAGCAGAACACCAGCCAGGCTTGGCAGAACACCAAGGAAACCGCACAGAGCGCCTGGGAAAGCACCAAGGCAGCCACTTCAAACGCCTTGACGGAAGCCGGTAATGCCCTGAGCGAGGCCGGTAACGAGACCGAACAGGCCGCTCAAGAGGCAAGCAACGAAACTCAGGAGGGATTCGACCAGAACAACTGA